aattttgattattctgCTTCTTAGAATATATTTAggatataattttattatgtgTATACTCTTTTAACTAATACTATTTTAACATCagtaaaaaatatcataaaatctACAGGAATAATATTCACTCAAAAATAAATTCATTCTTTCTTGATACCACGCCAAGTTCTACCACTCCCTATATAACAACTGAATTCGACAACTTATGCTTATCGAGACTAAAGGAACAGCAAGCACAGAATCTACTCCCCCTCCCTGCAAATATAGTGCAATTCTCTCAACAAAGCCTTATACATATTTTCATTCATGTTAACATCCCTCTTCCTGCACTCATCAAGCAGATCAAAAGCCTCGTCGGCTCTCCCCTCGCGACACAATCCCTCCAGGACAGTCTTATAAGTCAAGTGACCAGGAGACTTAGAGTTCTCCAACATATCAAACAGAACCTCAATGGCATCCTCAAACCTCCGATTCATGGAAAGACTGCAAATGATTACAACATAAGTACTCGCACTTGGCACAAAACTCTTACCCCTCATCTCCTGCAAGAACTTAAATCCCTGATTCACCCTACCCTTCTCACAGCCATACAAGCCCATTTCGCGAAAAACCTTAATGGCTTCATCCAGCTCCAAACACTTGGAATAAGCTTTAATTATCATGTTGAGGACAAAAGTATCAGGAATAACACCATTGGCCTTCATTTGCTTAGTCATGGACCTCACAGAATGCAAGTAAACGTAACAAACATTGAGCTTATTGAACCTTCTAAGAAGTGAATTGAACAAAAGGGAATATGTTTCGAGAGTGGGTTTGGAATCCTCTGACTTGAGCATCTTCTTATAGACGTCAAAGGCGAGGCTGAAGAGGAACTTACGGCCGCAGCAGAACCGGATGACAGCATTGAA
This sequence is a window from Arachis stenosperma cultivar V10309 chromosome 10, arast.V10309.gnm1.PFL2, whole genome shotgun sequence. Protein-coding genes within it:
- the LOC130954540 gene encoding pentatricopeptide repeat-containing protein At3g25210, mitochondrial-like; the protein is MSIQVKPQLGIHPASSSTLFHVCNQKQTMLSIIKSRPLNPMSRFISLLTTATTTPPSFSTSPSKTPLQNQFETWINHLKPGFTPSDVHRALQAQLDPDLSLDVFRWTAQQRNYTHTHLTYLTVIKQLIASRRYRQAETLIHEVIAGACEPSVELFNAVIRFCCGRKFLFSLAFDVYKKMLKSEDSKPTLETYSLLFNSLLRRFNKLNVCYVYLHSVRSMTKQMKANGVIPDTFVLNMIIKAYSKCLELDEAIKVFREMGLYGCEKGRVNQGFKFLQEMRGKSFVPSASTYVVIICSLSMNRRFEDAIEVLFDMLENSKSPGHLTYKTVLEGLCREGRADEAFDLLDECRKRDVNMNENMYKALLRELHYICREGE